The Lysobacter helvus nucleotide sequence TGTACGCCGCGCTGAAGCATTTCGCCATCACCGCCTGCTTGCTGGCGGCCTGCCTGGCGGCGAAGACGGCGCGCGCACAGGACATCGAGCCGCGCGCGTATTCCAACGCGCCGGTCGGGGTCAATTTCTTCATCGCCGGCGGCGTCGCGACGCGCGGCGGACTGTCGCTCGATTCCCTGCCCATCACCAATGCGGACCTCCGCACGACGTCGACCGTCGTGGCCTATGCGCGGGTGTTCGACCTGCGCGGCCGCTCCGGCAAGTTCGACATGATCGTGCCGTACACGCACCTGCGCGGCACGGCGGACTACCAGGGCCAGTCGGTGGAACGCGACATCAGCGGATTCGGCAAACCGGCGTTCCGGGTTTCGGTGAATTTCTTCGGTGCGCCTGCGTTGGGCTTGCGCGAGTTCCGCGCGTGGAAACAGGACCTGATCGTCGGCGCGAGCCTGCAGGTGTCGCCGCCCTGGAGCCAGTACGACCCCGGCCGCATCGT carries:
- a CDS encoding transporter, with product MPGTLYAALKHFAITACLLAACLAAKTARAQDIEPRAYSNAPVGVNFFIAGGVATRGGLSLDSLPITNADLRTTSTVVAYARVFDLRGRSGKFDMIVPYTHLRGTADYQGQSVERDISGFGKPAFRVSVNFFGAPALGLREFRAWKQDLIVGASLQVSPPWSQYDPGRIVNIGSNRWSFKPEVGVSKALGSWTLEAQAAAVFFTDNRDFYRGRTRSQDPLYSLQGHVIYGFASGVWTSFDVTYFAGGRSEIDGVVGNDLQQNWRVGATLAMPLGRLDSIKFSASSGVSARTGNNFDAIGMAWQHRWGAGL